Proteins co-encoded in one Nitrospiria bacterium genomic window:
- the lptG gene encoding LPS export ABC transporter permease LptG yields MPILLKYIFREYIKILLLCLAMLVLVYTTIDFFSKIGRLIQENASFPLILLYFGLKIPKTVFDVAPIAMLVATLIHLGLLSRHNEIVAMKSNGVSLLYATAPILILAFALSLFLGLCNLSFVPLTRQKTDFVRFVKIKKFAEQAYYGQSQLWLRDGRHTFLNIRLADPINRVLHDVTIYKVRDDFTLEERIEAKRIQYENGTWTMYQGRALDFLTDGNMTESSFEKQTVALERKPKEFKGLDIDTDKMKFKELNRYIKLLDKDGYDVRRYRVDLYNKVSLPFVNFVMSLMAIPFGLVETRSRGIARGVGISLLIGSCYWIVLSIALALGHAGLIPPFLAGGTANVLFLAVGLYLYLGIRQ; encoded by the coding sequence ATGCCTATTTTACTGAAATATATCTTCCGCGAATATATCAAGATCCTGCTCCTCTGCCTGGCGATGCTCGTCCTGGTCTACACCACCATCGACTTTTTCAGCAAGATCGGACGGTTGATTCAGGAGAACGCTTCATTCCCGCTCATTCTTTTATACTTCGGACTTAAAATCCCGAAGACCGTTTTTGATGTCGCACCGATCGCCATGCTGGTAGCCACACTGATTCATCTGGGTCTCCTTTCCAGGCACAACGAAATCGTCGCGATGAAAAGCAACGGGGTTAGCCTGCTCTATGCGACCGCGCCGATACTGATCCTCGCATTCGCACTCAGCCTTTTTCTTGGTTTGTGCAACCTTTCCTTCGTTCCCCTGACAAGGCAAAAGACGGACTTCGTACGTTTTGTAAAAATAAAAAAGTTCGCCGAGCAAGCCTATTACGGTCAAAGCCAGCTCTGGTTGCGCGACGGACGTCACACCTTTCTCAATATTCGTCTGGCCGATCCGATCAACCGCGTATTGCACGATGTGACGATTTACAAGGTTCGAGACGACTTTACCCTGGAAGAACGGATCGAGGCCAAACGCATCCAATACGAAAACGGAACGTGGACCATGTATCAAGGTCGGGCCCTCGACTTTTTAACGGATGGGAATATGACTGAAAGCTCTTTTGAAAAACAGACGGTCGCGCTGGAGCGGAAGCCGAAAGAATTTAAAGGTCTGGACATCGACACCGATAAAATGAAGTTCAAGGAGCTCAACCGATACATCAAGCTCCTGGACAAGGACGGCTACGACGTCCGACGTTACCGGGTGGATCTTTATAACAAGGTTTCCCTCCCTTTTGTCAATTTCGTGATGAGCTTGATGGCGATCCCGTTCGGTTTGGTGGAAACAAGATCACGGGGAATCGCGCGGGGAGTCGGCATCAGTCTGTTGATCGGCAGTTGCTACTGGATCGTTCTTTCCATTGCGCTCGCGCTGGGCCACGCCGGATTGATCCCGCCGTTTCTGGCCGGCGGGACGGCCAATGTTCTCTTTCTCGCGGTCGGACTTTACCTGTATCTTGGTATCAGGCAGTAA
- a CDS encoding LptF/LptG family permease has protein sequence MWKLLDRYVFFELLTPFVLTLSALMMILLIEQMVQLTDLFINKGVSFSTVGKIFVYLLPTFLVIAIPMGVLIATIISFSRLMADHEITALMASGVSLSRLAFPVQVFTVLTFALTFSLSAWAQPWVGHSMKSAAMDLLKQEFSLGLEPGIFNEPLDNMMIYVDDMPEPTRLKGIMIYDLRDSAQPVLILAQEGTILSDPTSDMVGLRLLNGSQHRESGDPSRHQWITFKKYEFKLDLAAIAKRSSEDTDTSTRIQQIKAKMTAAQTLDRSELRTLEEYYKTYSFPFSCLIFGMIGIPLGLVIKQGGRLGGFALGIAMALLYYLFMMVSDFLVTSLLLPPLIAAWAPNILMTLLAIFFIAGPSRGLFIQSLRPGGR, from the coding sequence ATGTGGAAACTTCTGGATCGCTACGTCTTTTTCGAACTTCTGACCCCCTTCGTGCTCACCCTATCGGCCTTGATGATGATCCTGCTGATCGAACAAATGGTGCAGTTGACCGACCTGTTCATCAACAAAGGGGTATCCTTTTCGACCGTCGGGAAAATATTTGTCTATCTCCTTCCCACCTTTCTGGTCATCGCCATTCCCATGGGCGTTTTGATCGCAACGATCATCAGTTTCTCGCGTTTAATGGCGGACCATGAAATTACCGCCTTGATGGCCAGCGGTGTCAGCCTGTCCCGATTAGCCTTTCCGGTGCAAGTTTTCACGGTCCTGACCTTCGCCTTGACGTTCAGTCTGTCCGCATGGGCCCAGCCGTGGGTTGGCCACTCGATGAAGTCGGCCGCCATGGATCTGTTGAAACAGGAGTTTTCGTTGGGGCTCGAGCCCGGCATTTTCAACGAGCCCTTGGACAACATGATGATCTATGTCGATGACATGCCGGAGCCCACACGGCTGAAAGGCATCATGATCTACGATCTGAGGGATTCGGCCCAGCCGGTTCTGATTTTGGCGCAGGAAGGGACGATTCTGAGCGACCCGACGTCGGACATGGTCGGCCTTCGATTGCTCAACGGCAGCCAACACCGTGAAAGCGGCGATCCGTCCCGCCATCAATGGATCACGTTCAAAAAATACGAATTTAAACTGGATCTGGCGGCCATCGCCAAGCGCTCATCCGAAGACACCGATACCTCAACGAGAATCCAGCAGATCAAGGCGAAAATGACCGCCGCTCAAACTCTGGATCGCAGCGAGCTGAGAACGCTGGAGGAATATTATAAAACCTATTCCTTTCCCTTCTCCTGTCTGATTTTCGGGATGATCGGGATTCCTCTTGGATTGGTGATTAAACAAGGCGGCCGTCTCGGCGGTTTTGCGCTCGGCATCGCCATGGCCCTGCTTTATTATCTGTTCATGATGGTCTCGGATTTCCTGGTTACGTCCCTCTTGTTGCCCCCGTTGATCGCGGCATGGGCGCCGAATATACTTATGACCCTCCTCGCGATCTTCTTTATTGCGGGACCCAGCCGGGGGCTGTTCATCCAATCGCTTCGGCCCGGCGGGCGATGA
- a CDS encoding cold shock domain-containing protein: MKSKGTVKWFNDRKGFGFIKLDDGKDVFVHYSALQGEGFKTLKEGEAVEFDVVDGTKGPQAANVTRLTP, translated from the coding sequence GTGAAAAGCAAAGGCACGGTGAAATGGTTTAACGACCGCAAAGGATTTGGGTTTATAAAATTAGACGATGGAAAGGATGTGTTTGTGCATTATTCCGCGTTACAAGGCGAAGGATTCAAGACCTTGAAGGAAGGGGAAGCGGTTGAATTTGATGTCGTTGATGGCACGAAAGGACCTCAGGCTGCGAATGTGACTCGTCTAACTCCTTGA